The Carassius gibelio isolate Cgi1373 ecotype wild population from Czech Republic chromosome A24, carGib1.2-hapl.c, whole genome shotgun sequence genome window below encodes:
- the LOC127945960 gene encoding inhibin beta A chain-like, with amino-acid sequence MSPLSVLSGIFLLLIQTCCLSAMVTKGSLATSEQAATDCPSCALARLQKDEGEDEGAQQDVVEAVKKHILNMLHLQERPNITHPVPRAALLNAIRKVHVGRVAKDGSVLIEDEASSRQDTEQAEQTEIITFAEAGEAPGFVNFLISKEGGEMSYVEQANVWLFLRLPKGNRTRANVTIRLLLQQSTGEKVLAEKSVDTRRSGWHTFPISASLQALLQHGGSTLSLRISCPLCADARATPVLVTPGGGEREQSHRPFLMAVVRQMDDLSQRRRRKRGLECDGKVRVCCKRQFYVNFKDIGWNDWIIAPSGYHANYCEGDCPSHVASITGNSLSFHSTVINHYRMRGYSPFTNIKSCCVPTRLRAMSMLYYNEEQKIVKKDIQNMIVEECGCS; translated from the exons ATGTCCCCTCTCTCTGTTCTGAGCGGGATCTTCCTGCTGCTCATCCAGACCTGCTGCCTCAGTGCGATGGTCACCAAAGGGAGCCTGGCAACGTCCGAACAGGCAGCAACGGACTGTCCCTCTTGTGCCCTGGCGCGGCTTCAAAAAGACGAGGGTGAGGATGAGGGAGCCCAGCAAGACGTGGTCGAGGCGGTGAAGAAACACATACTTAACATGCTGCACCTGCAAGAGCGGCCAAACATCACGCACCCGGTGCCTCGAGCTGCGCTCCTCAATGCCATCCGCAAGGTACACGTGGGACGGGTGGCCAAGGACGGCAGTGTCCTGATTGAGGACGAGGCCAGCAGCCGTCAGGACACCGAACAGGCAGAACAGACGGAGATCATCACCTTTGCTGAAGCCG GTGAAGCTCCAGGCTTTGTGAACTTTCTCATATCAAAGGAAGGTGGTGAGATGTCTTACGTGGAGCAGGCCAATGTCTGGCTCTTTCTACGACTGCCAAAGGGCAACCGCACCCGTGCAAATGTCACCATCCGGCTGCTCCTGCAGCAAAGTACAGGGGAGAAGGTTCTAGCAGAGAAATCTGTGGACACGCGACGCAGTGGCTGGCACACATTTCCCATTTCAGCAAGTTTGCAGGCATTGTTGCAGCATGGGGGCAGCACACTGAGTCTGCGCATCTCCTGCCCATTATGTGCCGATGCTCGGGCCACACCGGTGCTCGTGACTCCTGGTGGTGGTGAACGTGAGCAATCCCACCGGCCGTTCCTCATGGCTGTGGTGCGACAGATGGACGATCTGTCCCAAAGGAGACGTCGCAAGAGAGGCCTGGAATGTGACGGCAAGGTACGTGTCTGCTGCAAACGCCAATTTTATGTAAACTTCAAGGACATCGGCTGGAACGACTGGATCATCGCTCCCTCAGGGTATCACGCCAACTACTGCGAGGGCGACTGTCCCAGCCATGTGGCCAGTATAACTGGCAACTCATTGTCCTTCCACTCCACGGTCATCAACCACTACCGCATGCGAGGATACAGTCCCTTCACCAACATCAAGTCCTGTTGCGTGCCGACTCGTCTGCGAGCCATGTCCATGCTCTACTACAATGAGGAGCAGAAAATCGTAAAAAAGGACATCCAGAACATGATTGTAGAAGAATGTGGCTGCTCGTAA